In the Topomyia yanbarensis strain Yona2022 chromosome 3, ASM3024719v1, whole genome shotgun sequence genome, one interval contains:
- the LOC131692297 gene encoding sodium-dependent nutrient amino acid transporter 1-like, with the protein MENQAYIAESRVDVTGGGSGGLTHNNNGTSVSPAAVGNGSAPKSSTQPVRDKWGKDVEFMLSCIAYSVGFGNVWKFPYTALKNGGGAFLIPYLVVLFIVGRPIYYLEMVMGQFSSRGCVKIYDLSPAMRGIGVGQSIAMFIVMTYYTPVLAITFRYLLASFSVELPWAKCDPTWPNCVDSDFVGQIVSNSTVPPKASAELYFLNSVMHKNTSLYEGVGIPDWKLALCLLFSWLCVATILIKGIKSTGKASYFLAIFPYVIIAILLVHACTLKGAFNGILYFLTPQWDQLLNVTVWYEAVTQCFFSLSVCFGGIIAYSSFNNFSNNVYKDAMIISWLDTFTSIIAGCIVFGVIGNLAYVTEQNDIQTVVKSGAGLTFMTYPDAIAKFDLLPQLFSALFFLMLFIVGLGSNLGVTTSIVTAVRDQCPWLKNWQVVTAVALAGFSFGLVYLTPGGLDLLDILDYYGAKYVTLTLAVFELVTLAWIYGVDRICRDIKFMLERSTSLFWRICWGIVTPLVTVLILLLSFVDYEAFSVPNGYNVLGWCIYIVAVLQLPGWALYATWRTKTLDSLFAAVKKSFRPLAEWGPEITETRIRYQEEVERHDATVTRDRNAIDFIKRKLFS; encoded by the exons ACACACAATAACAACGGAACAAGTGTATCACCTGCTGCGGTTGGCAATGGAAGCGCACCGAAATCCTCGACGCAGCCGGTTCGCGATAAATGGGGGAAAGATGTGGAATTTATGCTTTCCTGTATAGCCTATTCCGTCGGATTTGGAAACGTGTGGAAGTTCCCGTACACTGCTCTCAAGAATGGAGGGGGTGCTTTCTTGATCCCCTATCTGGTGGTACTGTTCATCGTAGGACGTCCGATCTACTATCTGGAGATGGTGATGGGACAATTTTCCAGCCGCGGATGTGTTAAAATCTACGATTTGAGTCCTGCTATGAGAG GAATCGGAGTGGGCCAATCTATTGCCATGTTCATCGTCATGACCTACTACACACCAGTATTAGCAATTACGTTTCGATATCTGTTGGCATCGTTCAGCGTCGAACTGCCTTGGGCTAAGTGTGATCCAACTTGGCCAAACTGTGTCGATTCGGATTTTGTCGGACAAATCGTGTCGAATTCAACTGTCCCACCTAAAGCATCAGCTGAGCTGTACTTTCT CAATTCTGTGATGCACAAAAACACATCACTGTACGAAGGTGTTGGAATCCCCGACTGGAAGCTGGCTCTGTGCCTTCTGTTCTCGTGGCTGTGTGTTGCGACGATTCTCATCAAAGGCATCAAAAGTACCGGAAAGGCTTCCTACTTTCTCGCCATCTTTCCGTACGTCATTATCGCCATCCTGCTGGTACACGCGTGCACATTGAAGGGAGCATTCAACGGAATTCTGTACTTTCTAACAccacagtgggaccaattgTTGAACGTTACG GTGTGGTATGAAGCTGTAACTCAGTGTTTCTTCTCGCTGTCGGTTTGCTTCGGTGGTATTATTGCCTATTCTTCGTTCAACAACTTTTCCAATAATGTTTACAA GGACGCCATGATCATTTCCTGGCTGGACACCTTCACCTCCATAATTGCCGGCTGCATTGTGTTCGGCGTAATCGGCAATCTGGCGTACGTAACCGAACAGAACGACATCCAGACGGTGGTGAAAAGTGGCGCCGGGCTAACGTTTATGACCTACCCGGACGCAATCGCAAAGTTTGACCTGCTGCCGCAGCTATTTTCGGCCCTTTTCTTTCTAATGCTGTTCATCGTCGGACTGGGCAGTAATTTGGGTGTGACAACGAGCATCGTGACAGCGGTTCGCGATCAGTGCCCGTGGTTGAAGAACTGGCAGGTTGTTACAGCAGTTGCCCTGGCAGGTTTTTCGTTTGGATTGGTTTATCTGACACCCGGAGGATTGGATCTGCTGGATATTTTGGACTACTATGGGGCTAAGTATGTAACCTTGACTCTGGCGGTGTTCGAACTGGTGACGCTAGCTTGGATATACGGTGTGGATCGGATCTGTCGGGACATAAAATTCATGCTGGAACGCAGTACCAGTTTGTTTTGGAGGATCTGCTGGGGCATTGTGACTCCTCTGGTGACGGTGCTGATTCTATTGCTGAGTTTTGTAGACTATGAAGCGTTCTCTGTTCCTAATGGATACAATG TTCTAGGATGGTGCATCTACATCGTTGCAGTTCTTCAATTACCCGGTTGGGCTTTGTATGCCACATGGCGCACGAAAACGTTGGATTCATTGTTTGCTGCAGTTAAGAAATCATTTCGTCCACTGGCCGAGTGGGGTCCAGAAATAACAGAGACTCGAATCCGCTACCAGGAAGAGGTAGAACGACATGACGCAACGGTAACGCGAGATCGAAACGCAATCGACTTCATCAAGCGAAAGCTGTTCAGCTGA